The stretch of DNA CGGTGAGGACCGTCTTCGACTTGAGTGACGCCCTCAGTATCTGGAGACCCTGCAAACCCACAAACCACACCCAATAATTCACCTCCATCAGATTAGTTCAACTTTTTTTCTTTTACAAAAGGAGTATAGATAGTTTCTTCGTGAATTACCTCGGTGTCGCCAACTCGGACAGTCTTCCTCTGGAGACAGCCGATGTCCCTGATACCATATCTGTTGAGGTTGGTGATGAAATCGACGTTAGACCTGGGAGCAATCTCGAGGTCGTCCATGACCTCGTAGGTCACGCCCGCCCTCACAAAGCCGCCGGTGCTGGACGACGACGACCCCGCGTTCGTGAGCAGGGGAAGCCTGCCGCCGGCGGGCCTGAGCAGGGTGTCCTTGGCGGCCCTGGCGTCCCTGTGGCAGATGAAGTCGTCGGGGAGCTCCTCGACGCTGCCGTACAGGTTGCCGACGCAGCCTACCATGGGCATGGAGTTCCTCCTGAGCAGCTTGACGACCGTGCCGATCGGCAAGGTGAGGAAGGTGAGGAGGAAGTCGACGACGTCCTTGCCGGCCTCGGCGTACACCACGCGCCTGGGCGTGCCGCGCCTGTCCACCTCCACCAGCAGCTTCATGCTTAGGTTGGCCGAAGTGGGACCGGAGCTGCTCCCGGCGTGCCTTCTGGCGGCCATCTCGAGCGGCCGGGTCAGGTGGTCTGCCGGGGGCAGTGATCTAGCACGAATTGAGCTTAGACAATGAGTGTATTTATAGACGAGCACTAGGTGCGAGCAATGTGGGAAAAGAAGACTAGTGGTACGTGCGTCCGTTGGACGTAGATCACCCAGCGCGAAGATGAATCGGCCACTTGACGCCGGGCGGCGCCTGCCTCTCCCAAAGTCATTACTGAGAGTGGCAGCAGCGAGTAGCGACACAAACGGCAGCTTTTGGAGAAGCTTCGCGTGGCCTTCTTCCGATGTTACATCACGCGTCGAGTCGTTGCAGGTCCCGATCGTGCACAAGGAAGAAACGCGAGCCAAAGCGGGCGCCGGGCGTTTTTTCCTCGCGGCTCCCTCGCCGGCGCCGGCACAACCACCAGCATGCGCAGTGCAGAGCTCTTCCTAGCTAGTACGTATTATTTCGTAACGTGCGTGGCCGTGTAAAGCACGCGCTACGCGACGCATACTCGATCCGTCGATCGTGCCGTCCCGTGCCGTGCGTAAGGGAGCCGAGACGCGTGTGGTCTGCGCGGCATGGCGCCGCGGCTACGCCAGCACTGCTTACTAGTGCAGATCAGTGCCGCTTGGCTGTACAAGAATCTGTCGTTCGTCTCAACCTCAAGATGACAATTAATTTGTCAAATGAATACACAGCAATACGTGCATGACATGGCACACTAAGTTCTAGCTTTTGTCGGGTAAAGAGAGTGTGAGAGGAGAGACTGAGGTACAAGAGGGGGTGTTCATTCATCAAGCAGCACCCAAATCTGCATTACATAGGTCCGGTACCTCGTCCGGACCAGATCAAAGCCACACTGCAGTGTGTTTTTTTAATCTACCATAGTTTGCTAAATGAGTAATGGCTAACAACGTTTTGTTCTCTCCTTACATGCTTGACTAGATATTCCCCACGTTCTTATAGAAGCTTAGTGATCTCACAAACCATCATCAGGTGCTCATACCTGTTTACTCcaccttccttgatcagcttggCCACATCTAGGCAGTCCGTTTGAACAACAATTGGTAGTGCAGACCATTGGGAGGCTAGGGAAATGCCCTCCATACATGCTGCAAGTTCAGACTCCAGTGATGACGCACACTGTCGTAACTCTCGGCTAGAAGAGAAGATGATAGCTCCATGTTCATCGTGAAGAACCATACTCGCCCCAGCACTCCCGTCCTTGCCACAGAAGGAACCGTCAATGTTAAGCGCTGCCCAGCCTGCTGGCGGTACCTCCCATCTTGGTGAATGCTCCTTTGCATGGTACACATACGATAATGGTTTCCTCCTGACCTGGGGCCGGCCACCGTCTTCCCTTTCACATGATCGCCAAGAGGGTCTGCCTGAAGGGCCAGCAAGGAGCTGATATAGCTAGACAGGAACCTTGTCGAGGCCTCCACTAGTGGTGGCCGTTTGTCGTGGACGATCTCATTCCTTACGTGCCAGCAGCGCCAAATCGTCATGAGCATGTACATGCGCTCCTCCTCCGGCAGGTCAGCGAGCACATGGAGAAGCCACTCCAGTCTTATGTGCACTAGCCGCCGGACGTCTGGGATGTTCCACTGCTTCGCCATTGACTGCCATAGGGAGACCGCTCGGAGGGGGCATCTATAGAGAGCACGGAAAGTGTCCTCTGATTTGGTGGTGCACCCACAGGGCAAAGGTTAGACATTTCAAGATTACGAGAATGTTTATTTGTCCAAGTGGAAAGACAGTTTGTCGCTACCCTCCAAGCAAACACACACACACCTTTGGAGGAGCAGGGCACCTCCATAAAAAAGCTCAAACGACACGTCACCCGTCCGGTGccctactgaaggaaatattccctagaggcaataataaagttgttatttatatttccttatgataaatgtttattattcatgctacaattgtattaactggaaacttagtatatgtgtgaatacatagacaaacagagtgtccctagtttgcctctacttgactagctcattaatcaaagatggttaagttttctagtcatagacatgtgttgtcatttgatgaacgggatcacatcattagagaatgatgtgatggacaagactcatccgttagctcagcactatgatcgtttagtttattgctatttctttcttcatgacttatgcatgttcctatgactatgaaattatgcaactcccgaataccagagaaacacttagggcctctttgattcgtaggatttccaaaacgcgggaataggaaaaacatgggattagagtggaatgtcgtcttgaatcctataggattgtacgagtgtttgattgtgcatagaaaaaatgcaGGATTCTTTCAAACaagtttgagtggatgggatgtttcctatgaaatctaatgtaaatgaatcctatggaaaaattcctatggtttacaattcttcaaatcaaacaaccaagataggaaaaattcctaaggattagaatcctccaaaattcctttgagaatcctttgaatcaaagaagcccttagtgtgctatcaaacgtcacaacgtaactgggtgattataaagatgctctacaggtatctccaatggtgtttgttgagttggcatagatcgagattaggatttttcactccgaatgtcggagaggtatctccgggccctctcggtaatgcacatcactatgagccttgcaagcaatatgactaatgagttagttataggatgatgcattgcggaacgagtaaagagacttgccggtaatgagattgaactaggtatgataataccgacgatcgaatctcgggcaagtaacatatcgatgacaaagggaacaacgtatgttgttatgcggtttggccgataaagatcttcgtagaatatgtaggagccaatatgagcatccaggttccgctattggttattgaccggagatgtgtttcggtcatgtctacatagttctcgaacccgtagggtccgcacgcttaacgttcgatgacgatttgtattatgagttatgtgatttgatgaccgaaggttgttcggagtcccgaatgagatcacagacatgacgaggagtctcgaaatggtcgatacataaagattcatatattggaaggttacactcagacaccggaatggttcggatcGTTTCGGATGAGTTTCAGAGTACCGggtgtcgtggatctaagactgacagtagaatgggggataggtatgaggaggcaagatcctagctatggcgaagttgtacacacgagttttacgagtttaggcccttcgcggaggaagtaacagccttacgtctcggtgcccagaggcggtcgactggatttgTATGCGTGTGTTTACAGGATGTGCCaacccttgtgccagtggagggggtggcttatatagagtgcgccaggaccccagccagcccacgttacaagggGTGTAAGGTACATCAAGagggggcgttactggtaacgctagcaaTTAAGTGACATAAATGCCTATTAAGTCTACGAAGTAAACGTCCGACCGTTGTCGTGtagagtgactttaggtcttctgTCTGTCAAGTGATAACTGTTGTGGTCGAGTGACTTTGAATCTTCCGAGTGGAATTCCTTGTAGTCGAGTGGATGATACTATCCTTTGAATGCTTCTCGTTTTAAGATGGtgtcctaggggagggtgtctaggtcatgttgggttttgtagtaatttcaaaaaaattcctacgcacaggcaagatcatggtgatgcatagcaacgagaggggagagtgttgtctacgtaccctcgtagaccgaagcggaagcgttgacgcaacatagaggaagtagtcgtacgtcttcccggttcaaccgatccaagcaccgttactccggcacctccgagttcttggcacacgttcagctcgatgacgctccctgggctccgatccagcaaagcttcggggaagagttccgtcagcacgacggcatggtgacgatcttgatgttcaaccgtcgcagggcttcgcctaagcaccgctacaatataaccgaggtgtaatatcgtggaggggggcaccgcacacggctaaggaacgatcacgaagatcaacttgtgtgtctatggggtgcccctgcccccgtatataaaggagtggaggaggggagggccggccctctctatggcgcgccctaggggagtcctactcccaccgggagtaggattccccctttcctagtccaactaggagtccttccatgtagtaggagtaggaaacaaggaaggggaGTGAAGGAAGGAGGGGCGcacctccccctagtccaattcggactaggccttggggggcgcgcggcctgccctaggcagcctctttcccgtatggcccaataaggcccatacttctcccccgtattcccgtaactccccggtactccgaaaaatacccgaaccactcggaacctttccgatgtccgaatatagtcgtccaatatatcgatctttacgtctcgaccatttcgagactcctcgtcatgtccccgatctcatccgggactccgaactccttcggtacatcaaaactcataaactcataatataactgtcatcgaaaccttaagcgtgcggaccctacggttcgagaacaatgtagacatgaccgagacacgtctccggtcaataaccaatagcgggacctggatgcccatattggctcctacatattctacgaagatctttatcggtcagaccgcataacaacatacgttgttccctttgtcatcggtatgttacttgcccgagattcgatcgtcggtatctcaatacctagttcaatctcgttatcggcaagtctctttactcattccgtaatacatcatctcacaactaactcattagttgcaatgcgtgcaaggcttatgtgatgtgcattaccgagagggcccagagatacctctccgacaatcggagtgacaaatcctaatctcgaaatacgccaacccaacatgtacctttggagacacctgtagagcacctttataatcacccagttacgttgtgacgtttggtagcacacaaagtgttcctctggcaaacgggagttgcataatctcatagtcataggaacatgtataagtcatgaagaaagcaatagcaattgtcatcggtatgttacttgcccgagattcgatcgtcggtatctcaatacctagttcaatctcgttatcggcaagtctctttactcattccgtaatacatcatctcacaactaactcattagttgcaatgcgtgcaaggcttatgtgatgtgcattaccgagagggcccagagatacctctccgacaatcggagtgacaaatcct from Triticum urartu cultivar G1812 chromosome 3, Tu2.1, whole genome shotgun sequence encodes:
- the LOC125548129 gene encoding uncharacterized protein LOC125548129, with the translated sequence MAARRHAGSSSGPTSANLSMKLLVEVDRRGTPRRVVYAEAGKDVVDFLLTFLTLPIGTVVKLLRRNSMPMVGCVGNLYGSVEELPDDFICHRDARAAKDTLLRPAGGRLPLLTNAGSSSSSTGGFVRAGVTYEVMDDLEIAPRSNVDFITNLNRYGIRDIGCLQRKTVRVGDTEGLQILRASLKSKTVLTDVFLRTNTPSPSPRALTAG